The sequence below is a genomic window from Garra rufa unplaced genomic scaffold, GarRuf1.0 hap1_unplaced_458, whole genome shotgun sequence.
gaaatgtaaatttttcttattttgcctaaatatcatatatttttcatttattactgcccttcgaaggctacagaagatacttacatgtttcctagaagacaaaataagttaaatttaccctgatcttcaaatccaaaaagttttcaccccctggctcctaatgcattgttttttccttctggagcgtcagtgagcgtttgatccttctgtaatagttgcatatgagtccctcacttatcctcagtgtgaaaagatggatctcaaaatcgtaaagtcattgttgaaaagggtttaaatacacaaaaatgctgaaaaaccaaagagttagtggaacctgaaggatttttccagCAGGATGTGAAATCTTTCTCAGATGGTGTTTCCCAGCGAGGGGCTGGAGGAGCTGCGTCTGAAGGTGGCGTCCTCTCTGTCTAGACTGCAGCCAGAGTTTTTCCGCCCGTCTTTGGGTGACGTCTGCAGCGAGCAGTGGAAGCAAAAAGCATAGAAGAACGCCACCAAGAGCAGGAAGCAGACGATGCAGAATATGATGACTATGAGGatggtgtgaatgtgtgtgtatgtgtcttcATTTGGGAACCCAGGGTTGGATGTCGGGGCCATTGCAGACGTCACATAGGCCGATGCCTCAGAGCTGAGATGTGCCACGCCACTCATGATGGCAAGGGGAATTATGGGTATGTTATTATCAGTAACCTGGTGTAGAGGTGAAgacagattttaaatgtttttaaagaagtctcttatgctcaccaaagctgcatttatttgatcaaaaacagtacCAACagcagtattgtgaaatattattgttttctatttgaatatatgtaaaaCTACAAAGAAGCAAAGATGaaatttcaacatcattactgcagttATCAGAGTCACActatccttaagaaatcattctaatatcctgatttgctgctcaagaaacttatCATTATATGCCATTTAGTCAATTGGTTGGAGAAagtacatttttgattagtattcaGTTTAAGTCTACTAGTAGTTAAAGTAACAACTCAGTCAGAAATGAGAAATTTCTAAGAAATGCTATGCATAATCTATTTTTCTGGTCTCAAGAAGCTCTCTCATAACTAAAAGTTTGTCAGGAGGCAGAATTTAAAGAGACTCACCCAGTCGAGTGAAACTGCTGTCAGTTCTTATCTGTAGAAGAGTGTTCCTGCCCGATCTCTCTGAAGATCAGTCCACTTATGTTTGCATTACAGAACCTGCTCACTCAGTGCTACCGTGCAACAGGACGAAAGAATGAAGAAATTAAGAAAGGACAGAGAGAGGGGAGGGAGGAGAGGGAGAAGAGGGAGGAGAGGCAGTCGACGTTGCCATAGAGACTCTCACTGAGTGGATGAGAGCTTGAGCGTGACATCAGCGGCATGCCAACTCAACAGAGATGagtagaaagatagatagattataCATTAACATAAAAATGAGTCTGTTATTGCTATTACAGCTCATGAAGCGTGTCCATTCAATTATGTTCAGATGAGATGCAGAAGTGTATGTTTATGGGTTCTCTTTTTATTTCTGATTGAGTGTGAATCATTCCAGTCATACACGGAAATGcattggatagatagatagatagatagatagatagatagatagatagatagatagacagacagacagacagacaaacaatggatggatggatggatggatggacggacggacaaacagacagatagataaaaagatagatagatgaacGGATAGAcgatagatggacagacggacagagagaGATaacatagatggatggatagatatagatagatagatagatggatagagtgatagacagatagatagacagacagacaaacaatggatggatggatggatggacggacaaacagacagatagataaaaagATAGATGAACGGATAGAcgatagatggacagacggacagagagaGATgacatagatggatggatagatatagatagatagatagatagatagatagagtgatagagtgatagacagatggatagacgatagatggatggacggatggacaaaTAGAGAGAAGGAGGATGGAGGGACAGAAAGAGAGCAAAACATAAAGACAAAGGCAAAGCGCagaactacacatttggtcaaaattgagttaaggcttaaaatggactttgtgacagcTGTTTTGTCTTGTTGTCttgttcaattttgtcccagagaaatGAGAgtttttcagagaaacaagagtgtcaacatgtttgactagctggtgtaaaaactttaaagaagtttttctcagtttcagtgttggcgtagttactgcactttgcctttggagggcaggatagatagatagatagatagatagatagatagatagatagatagatagatagatagatagatagatagatagatagatagatagatagatagatagatagatagatagatagatagatggacggatggacggtcagacagacagacgatagatggatggacagacagacagacagacggacggacggacggacggacagatagatagatagatagacagacagatggacggacggatggacggTCAGACAGACGATAGATGGGTGGATGGGTGGACAGACAGAGagggatggacagacagacagacagacagacagacagacagacagatagatagatagatagatagatagatagatagatagatagatagatagatagatagatagatagatagatagataaacagacagacagacagacagacagacagacagacagacggatggacgaGCGCTGGATGAATGGAGGGACAGAAAGAGAGAgcaagacagaaagacagacagaagatggatagatagatagatagatagatagatagatagatagatagatagatagatagatagatagacggatgaaCAGAtgatagatggacggacggacggacggacggacggacagacagacggatagacagacagatagacggatgaccgctagatagatagatggatgaacatatggacatatagatggtaaatagacggatggatagatgaacAGATTGATGGACAGACTATAGATGGATGATCAGACAGATAGAGaaatagataaatggatggaagAGTGCTagatggatggagggatggacagagagagagactgaaAGACAGacgatagatgatggatggaggaaggcacagacagatgatagatggatggacggacggacagacagatggagggACAGATAGAAAGAGactgaaagacagacagacaaaagatagatgatggacagatggacgaaCACACAGATGAtaaatggatggacggacagacagcgAGATAgattggacagacagacagacagacagacagacagacagacagacagacagacagacagacagacagacagacagacagacagacagacagacagacagacaaatgtgGTAATCTAATATACATGTTTTCCCAGCACAAAgagtttttgtatttattttctttatcaTCTGATTCGTTTGAGGTCTGTGCTCGCTGAAGACGCAGATGGGTTGAATCCGCCACATTTGTCAGTGTCTGTCAACAGCTGGAGAGCTTTATTGTCATGCAAAGTGCATAATTGTTGCATTTTGTTTGCTGCTGATTTCTTTGTTCAATCCAAATTGATctgctgccatctgctggatGGAAAGAGAGAAACCTGTAGCATAATGAACCAAATAACTACAAGTTTGCTTGAGATTCTTCATCTTGGATAAATTGCTTTGTATTCCACTGAAGAAAAATAGCCATACAGGActgcaacaacatgagggtgaaaaaTGACAACAAATATAGCATTTTCTTTCCTTTTCCCTTTTAACTTTAATTATTCCTTTAACTACAAAATGTTTTTatcacaacattttttttttaaatacttaatgacaaaactatttaaaagaactatataaatgctatataaatgcatcattcattcattcattcattcattcattcattcattcattcattcattcattcatatgacaGGGTGGAACATTTGATATAAACAGTATAatttttggaaaacaaaataacagGATGACGTAATAAGTTAATTTTGATatgtaaaacttttatttttaagaatttgCTCTTCtaaggaaaacaaaaacagacacagAGACCAAACCTTCTCTGATACACGAATGATCCACATCCAGTTTGAAAGTACAGTGCAATGGTAGTCCAACACCATATTTTTGAGAGATGTCTGTCTATGGAATGAACAACCATTTCTAAATGCTTTTCTAAAGTCAGTCTCTAGTCATAAATAAGACCAATTACTCTTTTGAAAACAAATGAAACAGTGTATTTGAAGAAAAATGCAAACACCTTCAGAGCACTTTGAGCTTATTGTACTGATTATATGAAAATCATGTGGTGTATACAGCAGAAAGGTTCATTTCTTCCTGTTGACGAGGTTGTTACAGATCCAATTCATACCGTCCTGAAAATACACACAGCAAATGAAAGAAGATTTAGATGGTGGCTGCACAATCAGTTCTTACCCCTAAGACTGCTATAATGTAAACAGACACAATACTAGTTATTTTCTAGTAGTTAGTTGATTATATGTGACCCGTTAGCTTCCCCTGCTGCCCCTCACCTGTACACCCTCTCCTGTGACCGCCGAACAGGCCTGGATCTGCCAGACTCGGTCTCTGTACGTGTGCAGGTTTAAACCCTCGGCGATCTCGCTGGCCGGAGACGCCGTTCCCAGATCCTGCTTATTCGCAAAGATGAGGATGGGAACGCCTGCGAGGTTTTCTTCATCTATCAGCTCTGACAGCTCCTACAGACATGCACGCAACACAATCATTCAAATCGGTCACAATATTCAGTGGCCTCAACGTGTCTGTAGTCATATGCTGCCATTCTGTCTTCTGATTTGAATATTTGAACTTTCCTGAGGTAAATATAACATTAGGCACTTACGGCTTTTATGTGACTGAAACACAGGATAGATAGATCTCTAGATCGAtctctagatagatagatagatagatagatagattttattgggttatttttaatggttttacccAGGTACTGGGcagtttttctgcattttaaaatgctgggctatttttttaaacccaaatgctgggttcagcctgttgggtaaTTTAATTGGGTTAtgatatttttacccaggtgttgGGCAGTAGTTCTGAACCTAAaactgctgggttatttttttttaacccatatGCTGGGTTCAAActcatgctgggttgttttaacccaacgttgggtcaaatatggactaacccacttgttgggttaaatttttcaattaaaattttaacccaacagttgggttagtCAATATTTGGCCCAATGTtgggttaaaacaacccagcattttttagaggataaaaatgctgggttatttttttaaaacccAAATGCTGGCCTCAGTCTGTTGGGTCATTTAATTGGGTTATATctgatatttttacccaggtgctgggcagtttttctgcactctaaaaatgctgggttatgtttttaacccaaatgctgggtttagccTGTTGGGTAATTTAATTGGGTTATATTTTTGCCCAGGTGCTGGGCAGTTTGTCTGctctctaaaaatgctgggttatttttttaaaacctaAATGCTGGTCTCAGTCTGTTGGGTCATTTAATTGGGTTATATctgatatttttacccaggtgctgggcagTTTTTCTGCACACTAACAATGCTgggctattttttttaaacccaaatgctgggtttagcctgttgggtcatttaatTGGGTTATATTTTTGCCCAGGTGCTGGGCAGTTTGTCTGctctctaaaaatgctgggttatttttttaaaacctaAATGCTGGTCTCAGTCTGTTGGGTCATTTAATTGGGTTATATctgatatttttacccaggtgctgggcagTTTTTCTGCACACTAACAATGCTgggctattttttttaaacccaaatgctgggtttagcATGTTGGGTCATTTAATTGGGTTATATCTGATATTTTTAATCTAGGTGCTGGGCAGTTTTTCTGCACTTTAAaactgctgggttatttttttacccaaatgTTGGGTTCagtttgttgggtcattttattggatatttgttttatatttgtatCCTGGTCAGTAAGGTATCAGACCTTGGACTTCACTGTATGTTGTTCCCTGTTTTACTGTGTAATTAAAGACAGCTCACAACatacaaataacaaacaaactaACAACCTTTGTCCTGTGGGAAGATTCTAGGAATTGTATTTGCATATGATTTCCTGCCTTACCATTCCTGTTTCCTCAAACCGCTTCTTGTCAGCGCTGTCTATGACATAAACCTACAGATGAACCAACAAACATCTCTTGTTAGTTAGCAAATAGTAACGCTTAACACAAATAAATTGGTTTTTGTTTGTATTATTGTATAATCCTTCTGAATGGAGTCACTTCTCACCAATAAATCTGTGTTTTCTAGGTATTTTTTCCAGAAAGGACGGATCTTTCTCTGTCCACCAATGTCCCACACGTTCAGTTTCATCCCATGAGAGGCCACACTTTTAATATTAAAGCCCTGAAAACATCTTAGTGGTTAGCATCACCCAAAATAACTTGCAGTTATAATTTGCAGTAGCTAATtaacatttaaagagacatgcactgaAATGGGTCACTATGAACAGAGCGGTTTTTGACTAGttaaaaaggtgttgttttacatgatgTTTGAGGAAttgtaaccaaagtatgttgctgacatttcatgaagaccctaaacaATCATACAAACTGAACATACAAACTGGAAAATgagcatctgatgacccctttaagaatttaaaggttctttggggaaccaaaaatggttcttctctaATGCCATTGTTGTGAAAccccccttttggaacctttatttttaataagttttaaaaaaaataatcactcATTTATGAGGTTCTGTTTCAGTTAGGATACTGTAGAACTTTTTGAAAGCTTTGTGTCAGTAAGGTTTTACTCTTGTCTAAGAGAGCAGATCATAGCAGCATTAGCTGCAAACTGGACCAGAAGATCTCCACAAGACTAAACCTGATGGTTTATGCCTGGCATTTAAgctgtttttgtgtttgtgtgtgtttagacTTACCTGTGTTGGTGTGATGGTGTTTACGTCCTCTGAGGCGAGACACTTGAGCAGTGTGGTTTTCCCAGCATTGTCCAGACCCAACAGAACAATCCTGAGCTCCAGCTCTGTGGATCCCTTCAGCTTCTGCATCACAGAGAGCAAACCCTATGGAGCACAAACACTTAGGTTATTTAAGCATAATGAGTTTATGTtgttaaaatatttactttttgccAAAAAGAACAGGAAATTATTTTGAACCAGATTAAAATGTTAACACTTCCTTTTAGGAACCATGACTTTGCATTGCTAGATACTTGATACATTGTTAGGCTGCTTGCTAGGAACACTTCTTGATTTACAACCACAAACTAATATTCCTAGAATATTCTAGGAAACAAAAATTGTTAGCAGGTCAATGTGTCAAAGAGCATTTGCCAGCCAAAATTGTAAATCGGtttgataaattatttatttagaggTTTATTTTGGGAGTTATTATTCAAATGTTGACATTTAACTCAaattacagttgagatcaaaagtttatatcttgcagaatctgcagaatctgttaattgtttaaccagggatcatacaaaattaatgttattttttatttagtactgatgttaataagatatttcacataaaagacatttacatatagtccacaagagaaaatagtagttgaatttataaaaatgactgtgttcaaaagtttgcatacacttgattcttaatactgtgttgttacctgaatgatccacagctgtttttttttttggtttagtgatagttcttcataagtcccttgttttgccctttccaacaatgactgtatgattttgagatccatctttttacactgaggacaactgtgggactcatatgcaactatcacagaaggttcaaatgctcactgatgctccagaagggaaaaacgatgcattaagagccaggggtgtaaacttttgaacagaatgaggatgtgtacatttttcttattttgcctaaatatcatacttttttcatttagttctgcccttcggaagctacagaagatacttacatgtttaccagaagacaaaattatttaccctgatcttcaaattccaaaagttttcttggctcttaatgcattgtattttcttctggagcatcagtgagcgtttaaaccttctgtaatagttgcatatgagtctatcaggacaaaaaataaaacatctgtggatcatttaggtaacaacacagtattaagaatactAGGACACATTTATGACATATCTAAGacatgttaaaaaaaagaaagaaaagaaaatgagtaaaaattacaaaacactACAAATTAACTAAAACAAGAAATAAATTAGAATGAAAAATACCCCCCCCATATAAGTAATAATCGTGATTCTTGGCTAATAGAAACTGTATATAaaactgtatataaaaatataaaatatataaaactgtatATAAAAATGCTATTGCCTAATAATGTTCTACTTCTTTAAGCAGTTAGCAGTAAGGAAACTAGCATGCGGGGGTATTTTGCCAAGCACAGATTAAGCCTCATTCTGAGGTGAAACAGATTAAACTAATGATGCTTTGCCTTAGCAAATTTACTCTAGCATATGAAGTATGTATTTAGGAAAGCTGTTGTTTAAATTAGCATTAAAATTGTTGACAATTGCACTGATATTAAAATATCTTTCAAAGCACGGATTGGTCTGCCAGCCAGGCCTCATTCATATGGTTAAGGCTTACAGTAATGAGATTTATATAGGTCATGTGACCCATCTCTGATTGCTTAGGCCCCTTTCCTTATATAAAAGAATATGCTAATCACCCCAGAACATAGAACTGAAACCTAAATCATACAGAATTTATCCAGATTATTGAACCTGCTTGTTTATATTTGCATATCCATAGAGTTAATGCTTTCTACTTTCAAAACTACCATGGTGTCCTTTTGCAATCTAGTGTATAATATAGCAGAGATAACTAGTTTACTCTGGGTTTTCTGATCACAAGATACTGACACAGAGAAAGTGACAAATGTACCTTTGGAGCTTCACCCATCTTGACTTTTGTCCCGTCCCGGTTGTTTTACATTCTCCCGTTGTCTCCGCAGGTTTAAGATCGTTTGTTTAAATCACAATTACCACTGTGCTGACAATTCCTCTCCCATATTCAGTTGTTTTAAGTGTGATAGAGAGCTACAATTGTTAACTTGTGTTGTGTTGGACTCTGTCAATGAGCGTGGGAGCCTTGCCGAATAGAGGATTAGGAAAGACGGAATTAGTGTCTCTCTCCTTCCCACCCCCACTGAGACTTTACAAGAATTATCTCTAGCTGTAAGTGCTGAGGAGAAACACAGTGACTTACTAACCCTACTAACTAGTACTGGTGCTAGGTTAAaggttcaaccaaaaataaaaattttctaaaaaattactCACTCTCAGGTCAACCAATATGTAGATGAGTTTTGAGAAATTACAAGAtattcagcattacatcacttgttcaccgagggatcctctgcagtgaatgggtgccgtcataataagagtctaaacagctgatgaaaacatcaaaataacccacaagtaatccacacgactgcAGTCCATCAGGttatgtcttgtgaagtgaaaagctgcatgtttgtaagaaacaaatccaccattaagacgtttttaactttaaaccattgatTCCAGCTAAAATACGAGTCTTCTATCcttaatattgctttctccagtgaaaagtcgttttgtctgaatcaggagagaaatatgcacagatcaagcacctttcacaagctaaaacagtccaaaacagctctaaacaaatatgagaAGACACCATAAAATGGATTTTTTCAATGTAGAAACTGTTAATTTGGATTATGGACCAGAAgtgacagtttaaagttaaaacatcttaaagatagatttgtttcttacagacacacagcttttcacttcacaagatgttaactgatggactggagtggtgtggattacttgtggattactgtgatgtttttatcagcagtttggactctcattctgacggcacccattcactgcaggggATCTAATAGTGAGTGttgtgatgctaaatttctccatatCTGTTCCCAAAAAGAATCAAATGTCAAATTAATTACATGCAAGACAAATTGAACACTTATAGCAGTTTAGATAGTTTTGACAAATGTTTGTTGATATTAACAATTTAGATTTTTAGTAATTTGGCAAATTTAAGCACAATTTGCAATGTTGTTGAGATGTTAGATTATAACAGTCTTTCTCTCAGCAGAAAAACCAGCAGTACACAAGAGTCTTAGTTCGCTCACATTGCTTTCTAGGAGAAACAATGAGGATGTTAAAGAAAACTTATTTGTGATTTCTCATTTAAATTGCTCATGTG
It includes:
- the LOC141317193 gene encoding ADP-ribosylation factor-like protein 3, whose product is MGEAPKGLLSVMQKLKGSTELELRIVLLGLDNAGKTTLLKCLASEDVNTITPTQGFNIKSVASHGMKLNVWDIGGQRKIRPFWKKYLENTDLLVYVIDSADKKRFEETGMELSELIDEENLAGVPILIFANKQDLGTASPASEIAEGLNLHTYRDRVWQIQACSAVTGEGVQDGMNWICNNLVNRKK